A region from the Anaerolineae bacterium genome encodes:
- a CDS encoding L-2-amino-thiazoline-4-carboxylic acid hydrolase, with product MSQLPPDTLNSIGVLKRREIEARILKPVLEAFAQELGWERTVEILRGVIIEIAREQGKALAQSMGGCSLAHFAASLENWQKDDAMQIEILTQNEREFSFNVQRCRYAELYRALGMEQVGQVLSCSRDQALMAGFNPEIELTRTQTIIEGAPFCDFRYRIKR from the coding sequence ATGAGCCAGTTACCTCCAGATACCCTCAACTCGATTGGCGTGCTAAAACGGCGCGAGATAGAAGCCCGCATTCTCAAGCCCGTGTTAGAAGCTTTTGCACAAGAACTTGGTTGGGAGCGCACGGTCGAGATTTTGCGAGGCGTGATCATCGAAATCGCCCGGGAGCAAGGTAAAGCTCTTGCGCAGTCTATGGGCGGGTGCAGTCTGGCGCATTTTGCTGCCTCGCTGGAAAACTGGCAGAAAGACGATGCCATGCAAATTGAAATTCTCACCCAAAATGAAAGGGAATTTTCGTTCAACGTGCAACGTTGTCGTTATGCTGAGTTGTATCGGGCTTTGGGGATGGAGCAGGTGGGACAGGTGCTCTCCTGCAGTCGCGACCAGGCATTAATGGCGGGCTTCAATCCCGAAATTGAACTCACGCGTACCCAGACGATTATAGAAGGGGCGCCGTTTTGTGACTTTCGCTATCGAATCAAGCGCTAA
- a CDS encoding SrpA-related protein, whose protein sequence is MSDFGSMGLSSSAFNLTGLQEARAEWQKWLQGAQDNAQGNYLTSMGLSAEAPMRVRSTQGREKETSADQNPFGQKELSEQDKRAIARLKENDRKVRAHEEAHIRAGGNLIRSRAQYSYEMGPDKKLYAVSGEVSIDTSPVEGDPEATIRKAARIKAAALAPADPSPQDRAVAAEADVMAMRARLELARQTSAQKEEVGTRVNLAV, encoded by the coding sequence ATGAGCGATTTTGGGTCAATGGGTTTAAGTTCATCTGCGTTTAACCTGACCGGGTTGCAGGAAGCGCGCGCCGAGTGGCAGAAATGGCTGCAGGGTGCGCAGGACAATGCTCAGGGGAACTATCTGACCTCTATGGGCTTATCTGCCGAGGCGCCAATGCGCGTTCGCTCGACACAAGGCAGAGAAAAGGAAACCTCCGCTGATCAAAACCCGTTCGGTCAGAAAGAACTCAGCGAGCAGGACAAGCGGGCAATTGCCAGGCTCAAAGAGAACGACCGCAAAGTACGTGCTCATGAAGAAGCCCATATCCGCGCCGGGGGAAACCTGATTCGCAGTCGGGCGCAATATTCTTACGAGATGGGTCCCGATAAGAAGCTCTACGCCGTTTCCGGCGAGGTGTCTATTGACACCAGCCCGGTGGAAGGTGATCCTGAAGCCACCATTCGGAAGGCGGCGCGGATCAAAGCAGCAGCTCTTGCTCCTGCGGACCCTTCACCGCAAGACCGCGCCGTAGCCGCCGAAGCCGATGTGATGGCGATGCGCGCCCGCCTTGAATTAGCCCGCCAGACCAGCGCACAAAAAGAAGAGGTGGGTACCAGAGTCAACCTGGCAGTGTAA
- a CDS encoding Hydroxymethylpyrimidine ABC transporter, substrate-binding component has translation MRRSTFIITFFLLSALASACAQRTNVPQSDNPSTQSQIDAVRLPMGYIPNVQFAPFYVAQDYGYFSEEKIAVEFDYSFETDGIALVGANNLQFTMASGEQILLARAQGLPVVYVMAYYHAYPVGVVAFPDQNLKTPSDLKGKKIGLPGLFGANYIGLRALLKVGEVSEADVILDSIGYNQVEALIAGQDQAVVIYANNEPIQLAAQGYTVDLLKVADYVQLASNGLVTNERTLTENPDLVRRMTRAILRGMTYVIQNRDKAYEICTKYIPGLTESDERVQREILRATVEYWKAQQMGFSDPQAWQNMHDLLLEMGLLQSALPIEQAYTNQFVTP, from the coding sequence ATGCGTCGTTCAACTTTCATCATAACCTTTTTTCTCTTGAGCGCGTTAGCTTCCGCTTGCGCTCAAAGGACAAACGTTCCCCAATCCGATAATCCCTCCACACAATCCCAAATCGATGCCGTCCGCCTGCCCATGGGATATATTCCCAATGTCCAGTTTGCCCCCTTCTATGTAGCCCAGGACTACGGCTACTTTTCCGAAGAAAAGATAGCTGTTGAATTCGATTACAGCTTTGAAACCGATGGCATTGCCCTGGTTGGCGCCAACAATTTGCAGTTCACGATGGCTTCCGGAGAACAAATCCTGCTTGCCCGCGCCCAGGGACTACCGGTCGTCTACGTCATGGCGTACTACCATGCTTACCCGGTTGGTGTGGTTGCCTTTCCCGATCAGAACCTCAAAACTCCGTCTGACCTGAAAGGGAAAAAGATTGGTTTGCCGGGTCTCTTTGGGGCGAACTACATCGGGCTGCGCGCCCTGCTGAAAGTGGGTGAGGTGAGTGAAGCGGATGTCATACTCGACTCCATCGGCTATAACCAGGTCGAAGCCTTGATCGCCGGACAAGATCAAGCGGTTGTAATCTACGCCAACAATGAACCGATCCAACTGGCTGCCCAGGGGTATACGGTTGATCTACTCAAGGTGGCCGATTACGTTCAACTGGCTTCCAATGGGCTGGTAACCAACGAGCGCACTCTGACTGAAAACCCCGATCTGGTGCGCAGAATGACGCGTGCCATCCTGCGCGGGATGACCTATGTAATCCAAAACCGTGATAAAGCTTATGAAATCTGCACCAAATACATCCCCGGCTTGACCGAAAGCGACGAACGCGTCCAGCGTGAAATTCTACGGGCGACCGTCGAGTATTGGAAGGCTCAGCAAATGGGCTTTTCCGACCCACAGGCCTGGCAAAACATGCATGATCTGCTCTTGGAAATGGGTCTGCTTCAGTCCGCCTTACCGATCGAGCAAGCCTACACCAATCAGTTTGTCACGCCCTGA
- a CDS encoding Hydroxymethylpyrimidine ABC transporter, transmembrane component — MNLIEIPKRFPFQRRISRTQHALTLAASLASALLLWHFATQLWELPPFILPSPGLVGHRFLQVLLDGSLLRHTAYTLLEVLCGLTLGVLTATLLGYLLAKSHWFERVLSPYIVASQSIPIVAIAPLLVIWFGPGLFSKILICALIVFFPVLVNTIVGLRSVPEELSDLMRSLRANRWQTIRYLEAPAALPVFLGGLRIGATLSVIGAVVGEFVGADRGLGFLVNVARGKYDTPLVFVAVFTLIVMALLLYTSVFLIERQLLNWQQRQEDSRSLS, encoded by the coding sequence ATGAACTTAATTGAGATACCCAAACGCTTTCCTTTCCAACGCCGGATCAGCCGCACACAACACGCGCTGACTCTGGCAGCATCTCTGGCAAGTGCCCTGCTTCTCTGGCACTTCGCTACTCAACTCTGGGAATTACCCCCATTCATCCTACCCTCGCCGGGACTGGTGGGACACCGTTTTCTTCAGGTGTTATTGGATGGTAGCTTGCTGCGCCATACCGCCTATACGCTCTTGGAAGTCCTCTGTGGGCTGACCCTCGGTGTGCTGACCGCGACCCTGCTGGGTTACCTGTTAGCCAAATCGCACTGGTTTGAGCGGGTTTTGTCTCCTTACATTGTCGCCAGTCAGTCGATCCCAATCGTAGCGATTGCCCCGCTTCTGGTGATCTGGTTTGGACCTGGACTCTTCTCGAAAATCTTAATCTGCGCTCTGATCGTCTTCTTTCCGGTGCTGGTCAATACCATTGTAGGTTTACGGTCGGTGCCCGAGGAATTGAGCGATCTGATGCGGTCGCTCAGAGCCAATCGCTGGCAAACCATCCGTTATCTGGAAGCACCGGCTGCCCTACCGGTCTTTCTAGGTGGATTGCGCATTGGAGCCACCCTGTCGGTTATCGGTGCTGTAGTCGGCGAGTTTGTCGGCGCAGACCGCGGGCTTGGCTTTCTGGTCAACGTAGCGCGCGGTAAATATGATACCCCGCTGGTTTTTGTAGCTGTGTTTACATTAATTGTGATGGCTTTATTGCTCTATACCAGCGTCTTTCTGATTGAAAGGCAGTTGCTTAACTGGCAACAACGCCAGGAAGATTCCCGTTCACTATCATAA
- a CDS encoding Pyrimidine ABC transporter, ATP-binding protein — translation MVRSEPEQTTTSSAAEHKTEISPVAIEVRNLSVTYSNGNGGLRAIQDISFRVQEQEFVCVLGPSGSGKSTLLRVLAGLLTPTQGEVFFYGQPLTEPRREIGFVFQKANLMPWRTVLQNILLPLELQNVPTAEARQRAMELIDLVGLRGFEDSLPRDLSGGMAQRVAIARALVHDPQVLLLDEPFGGLDALTRERMGDELLRIWQARQKTVVMVTHSIPEAIYLSDRILVFTPRPGKLRLDLPVYLPRPRTDEIRYSPAFGELSKCLRAEIG, via the coding sequence ATGGTACGCTCCGAACCTGAACAAACGACAACCTCATCTGCTGCGGAACACAAAACAGAAATATCGCCTGTGGCAATCGAAGTGCGTAACCTGAGCGTCACTTACTCCAATGGCAACGGAGGCTTGCGCGCGATTCAGGACATATCATTTCGGGTTCAAGAACAAGAATTTGTCTGCGTTCTGGGGCCTTCCGGGAGTGGTAAATCTACCCTCTTACGCGTCCTGGCAGGATTGCTGACTCCCACGCAGGGAGAAGTCTTTTTCTATGGTCAACCGCTCACAGAACCCCGCCGTGAAATCGGTTTTGTTTTTCAAAAAGCCAACCTGATGCCGTGGCGAACTGTCCTTCAGAACATTTTATTGCCTCTGGAGCTGCAAAATGTACCCACTGCCGAAGCCCGACAGCGGGCAATGGAATTAATCGACCTGGTCGGTTTGCGCGGCTTTGAAGATTCATTACCTCGCGATCTGTCCGGAGGAATGGCACAGCGGGTAGCCATTGCCCGTGCCCTGGTTCATGACCCTCAAGTCCTTTTACTGGATGAACCTTTTGGTGGACTGGACGCCCTGACTCGCGAACGCATGGGCGATGAGTTGTTGCGTATCTGGCAGGCTCGCCAAAAAACGGTGGTCATGGTCACCCACTCGATCCCTGAAGCGATCTATCTGTCTGACCGCATTTTGGTCTTCACTCCCCGACCCGGCAAACTCAGGCTGGATTTACCGGTCTATCTGCCTCGACCGCGCACCGATGAGATCCGCTATTCGCCAGCTTTCGGTGAACTGTCAAAGTGTCTGCGGGCGGAAATCGGCTAG
- a CDS encoding Amino acid ABC transporter, ATP-binding protein, which translates to MPHFSGGILQGEIDVNGANPVKAGPEQMSRQVGFVFQDPETQFILDCVEDEIAFNLENAAIPVPEVGQRITDTLQALGILHLRQRRLESLSGGEKQKVAIATVLSLAPSILVLDEPTSQLDGQSAEEILTLIQNLARQRNLTIVVAEHRLDRLLHFTDYLVYLPGEEKPPLAGDPRYILLQMDTAPPVVQLGKWLGVRPLPLSVAEGRQMLQNLGLARLNHRSSTSQSTHSREEATQAILSLENVSVVFGKTRALCGVSLQLYASQILCLMGSNGAGKTTLLRAILGLAPLREGSIRLLGEDLSTLPTWKRARLIGYLPQDPNALLFSETVLEEILLTCRNHALPEDVEKARSLLERLGLATYADRYPRDLSVGERQRVALGAILVPQPLVLLLDEPTRGLDERAKSGLSKLLRDFRDKGMAILIVTHDVEFMLTLTDRLCILENGRLVGDGMPVEVLQTLDIPQAQVLQLFPDQGFRTVEEVCQAIDEALFHMPDRSDRQVSLVCHSDDNRPPLRE; encoded by the coding sequence GTGCCCCATTTTAGTGGGGGAATTTTGCAGGGCGAAATCGATGTCAATGGCGCAAATCCCGTGAAGGCAGGGCCGGAGCAAATGAGCCGCCAGGTGGGTTTCGTTTTCCAGGACCCGGAAACGCAATTTATTCTGGATTGCGTCGAAGACGAGATTGCCTTTAATTTAGAGAACGCCGCGATTCCGGTGCCGGAGGTTGGTCAGCGCATCACAGATACCTTGCAAGCGCTGGGAATTCTCCATTTACGCCAGCGTCGGCTGGAGAGTTTATCGGGCGGAGAAAAACAAAAGGTGGCGATTGCTACGGTATTGTCCTTGGCGCCTTCTATCTTAGTCCTTGATGAGCCCACCTCCCAGTTGGATGGACAATCCGCAGAAGAGATCTTGACCCTGATCCAGAATCTGGCGCGCCAGCGCAACCTGACCATTGTCGTTGCTGAACATCGCTTAGATCGTCTCCTGCACTTCACCGATTATCTGGTCTATCTGCCGGGCGAAGAGAAGCCTCCCCTGGCGGGCGATCCTCGCTACATTCTCCTTCAGATGGATACCGCGCCGCCGGTTGTGCAGCTTGGTAAATGGTTAGGCGTGCGGCCTTTGCCACTCAGCGTTGCCGAAGGGCGCCAGATGCTTCAGAATTTGGGTTTGGCCAGACTTAATCATCGCTCGTCTACCTCTCAAAGCACCCACAGCAGAGAAGAAGCTACGCAGGCAATTCTATCGCTCGAAAATGTCAGTGTTGTCTTTGGGAAAACACGGGCTTTATGTGGGGTAAGTTTACAACTCTACGCTTCACAGATTTTGTGTCTGATGGGCAGCAACGGGGCGGGCAAAACGACTCTCCTGCGGGCGATTCTCGGTCTGGCACCTCTGCGGGAGGGAAGCATTCGATTGCTGGGGGAGGACCTATCCACTTTACCGACCTGGAAACGTGCTCGTCTGATTGGTTATTTGCCCCAAGACCCCAATGCCCTCTTGTTTTCAGAAACGGTCCTGGAAGAGATATTGCTCACCTGCCGGAACCATGCATTACCTGAAGATGTTGAAAAAGCTCGCAGTTTATTAGAAAGGTTGGGGCTTGCAACCTATGCTGACCGTTATCCGCGCGATCTGAGCGTTGGCGAGCGGCAGCGGGTGGCTTTAGGGGCGATTCTCGTTCCGCAGCCACTGGTTTTGCTTCTCGACGAGCCAACGCGCGGTTTGGACGAGAGAGCAAAATCCGGACTGAGCAAGTTGCTCCGCGATTTTCGTGATAAAGGAATGGCAATTCTGATTGTGACTCATGATGTCGAGTTTATGTTGACCCTTACCGATCGGTTGTGTATCCTCGAAAACGGGCGATTAGTCGGGGATGGGATGCCCGTAGAAGTTTTGCAAACGTTGGATATTCCTCAGGCGCAAGTTCTACAACTGTTCCCCGACCAGGGTTTTCGAACTGTGGAGGAGGTTTGCCAGGCTATTGACGAAGCCTTGTTCCACATGCCCGACAGAAGCGATCGCCAGGTATCGCTCGTTTGCCACAGTGATGACAATAGACCGCCCCTTCGGGAATGA
- a CDS encoding Cell division inhibitor: MHLFVHRFLVRAPLEEVANFHRDTRALRRLTPPPIWVQFHHLEPLAENSIAEFSLWFGPFPVRWRALHIHVHPLQGFTDIQVQGPLQSWRHTHSFQAVDEHTTQITEMIEYEHPAGWNGLLTRLLYSSIALRLLFFYRQWVTRFYLEWKRSVERH; the protein is encoded by the coding sequence ATGCATCTCTTTGTACACCGTTTTCTTGTGCGTGCACCTTTAGAAGAAGTGGCCAACTTTCATCGCGATACCCGCGCCCTTCGACGGCTAACTCCACCTCCTATTTGGGTGCAATTCCACCATCTCGAACCCCTGGCCGAAAACTCTATTGCCGAGTTTAGCCTGTGGTTCGGTCCCTTCCCCGTGCGCTGGCGTGCATTGCACATCCACGTCCATCCTTTACAGGGCTTTACGGATATCCAGGTGCAGGGACCTCTGCAATCCTGGCGTCATACGCATTCCTTTCAAGCGGTTGACGAGCATACAACCCAAATTACCGAAATGATTGAATATGAGCATCCCGCCGGTTGGAACGGGCTCTTGACTCGTTTGCTCTATTCTTCCATTGCTCTACGCCTGTTATTTTTCTACCGCCAGTGGGTGACCCGCTTCTATTTGGAATGGAAGCGCTCAGTAGAGAGGCATTAA
- a CDS encoding Neurosporene desaturase codes for MATRPTPHILIIGAGIGGLTTAVLLLQAGYKVTVLEAHVYPGGCAGTFYHQKFRFDVGATLAGGFSPGGPHARLAELLGIEWPVKPVNPAWITYLDGREIYQWAERERWWDEIHRHFPESAAFWKKQEWLAKQSWDISGKDFPWPPRSMRDTLTILSALQPTTLAAAPYALRTMASFLPPSASTTLRLFLDAQLLISAQSLAQFTNALYGSAALDLPRRGVNHVIGGMGNLAQTLVNWGSQRGLTLLYRHKVERLEIKNGRGIRVYTNKKQTFEADAFVANLTPWGLAALLGADAPRRLKRETRTRPPTWGAFTLYLGVDANRLPPLPADHFQVIVDPTRPLGEGNSVFISLSPIEDPSRAPQGMRTLTLSTHTAIAAWQIDEQASEEQSAEYTERMIRAAEIAIPGIRQAIRLALPGTPHTFEFYTHRPSGMVGGFPQTSLLHARTPWTGLENVWLVGDSIFPGQSTAGVTIGAMRVAREVICWLNQTGQNRSWSFARAMNAWKAT; via the coding sequence ATGGCAACCAGACCTACACCCCACATTCTGATTATTGGCGCCGGCATTGGGGGCTTGACTACGGCCGTTTTGCTGCTCCAGGCTGGCTACAAAGTCACCGTTCTCGAAGCTCATGTTTACCCGGGCGGTTGCGCCGGCACATTCTACCATCAAAAATTTCGCTTCGATGTGGGCGCCACCCTGGCGGGCGGTTTTTCACCTGGCGGACCGCATGCCCGTTTAGCCGAGCTGCTTGGTATTGAATGGCCGGTCAAGCCGGTCAACCCGGCCTGGATTACATATTTAGACGGGAGGGAAATCTACCAATGGGCAGAGCGGGAACGCTGGTGGGACGAGATACACCGTCATTTTCCTGAAAGCGCTGCTTTCTGGAAAAAACAAGAGTGGCTGGCAAAACAATCCTGGGACATCTCTGGCAAAGATTTTCCCTGGCCGCCGCGCTCAATGAGAGATACCCTCACGATTTTGAGCGCTCTCCAACCTACAACACTGGCCGCCGCACCGTATGCCCTGCGAACCATGGCCTCCTTTTTACCTCCAAGCGCTTCAACAACCTTACGCCTCTTTTTAGATGCGCAATTGTTGATCTCCGCCCAAAGCCTGGCGCAGTTCACCAATGCGCTCTACGGTAGCGCTGCCCTGGATTTGCCCCGTCGAGGAGTGAACCACGTCATCGGCGGCATGGGTAACCTGGCACAAACCCTGGTCAACTGGGGAAGCCAGAGAGGCTTAACGCTGCTCTATCGCCACAAAGTGGAGCGCCTGGAGATCAAAAACGGGCGTGGTATAAGAGTCTATACGAATAAAAAGCAAACCTTCGAAGCCGATGCCTTTGTCGCTAACCTGACACCATGGGGATTGGCTGCTCTGCTCGGAGCAGATGCCCCGCGCCGCTTAAAACGCGAAACTCGAACGCGTCCTCCAACCTGGGGCGCTTTTACGCTTTATCTGGGTGTGGATGCCAACCGCCTGCCTCCCTTACCTGCTGACCATTTTCAAGTCATTGTCGATCCAACCCGTCCGCTTGGGGAGGGGAATTCTGTTTTCATCTCCCTCTCACCAATTGAAGATCCAAGTCGCGCACCGCAGGGGATGCGCACCCTGACCCTTTCTACCCACACGGCGATTGCCGCCTGGCAAATCGATGAGCAGGCGTCTGAAGAACAGAGCGCCGAATACACCGAGCGGATGATACGCGCTGCCGAAATAGCCATCCCCGGTATCCGCCAGGCAATTCGTTTAGCTTTGCCAGGCACACCGCACACCTTCGAGTTCTACACCCACCGCCCCTCAGGGATGGTTGGCGGTTTCCCCCAAACTTCGCTTCTTCATGCCCGCACTCCCTGGACCGGGCTGGAAAATGTCTGGCTGGTAGGGGATTCGATTTTTCCGGGACAATCGACAGCTGGCGTGACCATTGGCGCTATGCGGGTTGCCAGGGAGGTTATCTGCTGGTTGAACCAAACCGGTCAGAATCGTAGCTGGTCCTTTGCCAGAGCCATGAACGCCTGGAAAGCTACCTGA